In Brevibacterium zhoupengii, the following are encoded in one genomic region:
- a CDS encoding PhoX family protein gives MAPLRELLPMAGHVRGKRSPVTCALKCDNACSKAICNTSSNSYFRDIVGTQLTRRAALGASAAGALAIAVTTAPSPSASSAAAKGKSLAFKAIDPVHHEVDEFIVPKGYSWHPIVRWGDALFPDSEPFDPENQSVKKQRRQFGYNNDFLEIQVDRSGDGNRALLFANHEYSNDAIMYPDSMDEKTKRAISREAHGLTVVELERRNAKTPWKVDVNGANNRRFLIGTEYEFTGPAAGSDLLRTRDYPKGDKVQGTLGNCSGGLTPWGTLVSGEENFNSYFRAQGQSDADRRYGLTNDASAYGWEDDLQRFDTNKSGYGNEANRFGWIVEVDPRDPESTPLKHTSLGRFKHEGANITIADSGHAVAYMGDDEKFDYLYKFVSKDKYVEGDLSHNLTLLSEGDLFVAKFTGNSPKNEIDGSGAVPADGEFDGSGQWLPLIKDGKSQVSGMAIDEVLVNTRLAADKVGPTKMDRCEDVEPNPVNGKIYVACTNNSDRGTDGKAAADEANPRTENRDGHIVELTERNGDHTGTEFDWTLLMVCGDPKQGDKTYFSGFPVDQVSPISCPDNVTFDSAGNLWISTDGAPDGIGYCDGLFKVTIEGKQRGRVEQFLSVPREGEVCGPLIHDDDKSAFVAVQHPGEDGSWANQHSQFPDFVDATDVDAGVAAMPRPSVVQVLRGKGKDNGKPPKKDNNGNNGNNGNNGNGNGNNGNNGRGNGNGLGRGN, from the coding sequence CGAACAGCTACTTCCGCGACATCGTGGGAACCCAGCTGACCCGACGGGCCGCCCTCGGTGCTTCAGCCGCCGGAGCCCTGGCGATCGCAGTGACGACGGCGCCCAGCCCCAGTGCCAGCAGCGCAGCAGCCAAGGGGAAGAGCCTCGCGTTCAAGGCCATCGACCCGGTGCACCACGAGGTCGACGAATTCATCGTCCCCAAGGGCTACTCCTGGCACCCCATCGTGCGGTGGGGCGATGCACTCTTCCCCGACTCGGAACCCTTCGATCCAGAGAACCAGTCGGTTAAGAAGCAGCGCCGTCAGTTCGGGTACAACAACGACTTCCTCGAGATCCAGGTCGATCGCAGCGGAGACGGCAACCGCGCACTGCTCTTTGCCAACCATGAGTACAGCAACGATGCGATCATGTACCCCGACTCCATGGACGAGAAGACGAAGCGGGCGATCAGCCGTGAAGCACACGGACTCACCGTCGTCGAGCTTGAGCGCAGGAACGCGAAGACTCCGTGGAAGGTCGACGTCAACGGGGCGAACAACCGTCGCTTCCTCATCGGCACAGAATACGAGTTCACCGGGCCTGCCGCCGGTTCGGATCTGCTCCGGACGCGAGACTACCCCAAGGGCGACAAGGTCCAGGGCACCCTGGGCAACTGCTCCGGCGGACTGACCCCGTGGGGAACGCTGGTCTCCGGTGAGGAGAACTTCAACTCCTACTTCAGGGCACAGGGACAGTCGGACGCCGATAGGCGCTACGGACTGACCAATGACGCCTCGGCCTACGGGTGGGAAGACGATCTGCAGCGTTTCGACACGAACAAGTCCGGTTACGGCAACGAAGCGAACCGCTTCGGATGGATCGTCGAAGTCGACCCACGGGACCCTGAATCGACTCCGCTCAAGCACACCAGCCTCGGCCGGTTCAAGCATGAGGGAGCCAACATCACGATCGCGGACTCCGGTCACGCTGTGGCCTACATGGGCGATGATGAGAAGTTCGACTATCTCTACAAGTTCGTGTCCAAGGACAAGTACGTCGAGGGCGATCTGTCGCACAACCTCACCCTCCTGTCCGAGGGGGATCTCTTCGTTGCGAAGTTCACCGGCAACTCACCGAAGAACGAGATCGACGGCAGCGGCGCAGTGCCTGCCGACGGAGAGTTCGACGGCAGCGGACAGTGGCTGCCGCTGATCAAGGACGGCAAGTCCCAGGTCTCCGGGATGGCGATCGACGAGGTGCTCGTCAACACCCGTCTGGCAGCCGACAAGGTCGGACCCACGAAGATGGACCGCTGCGAGGACGTCGAGCCGAACCCGGTCAACGGCAAGATCTACGTCGCCTGCACGAACAACTCGGACCGCGGCACCGACGGCAAGGCAGCAGCCGATGAGGCCAACCCACGGACCGAGAACCGTGACGGTCACATTGTGGAGCTGACCGAACGCAATGGCGACCACACCGGCACCGAGTTCGACTGGACCCTGCTGATGGTCTGCGGCGATCCGAAGCAGGGTGACAAGACCTATTTCTCCGGCTTCCCCGTCGACCAGGTCTCACCGATCTCCTGCCCCGACAACGTCACCTTCGACAGCGCCGGGAATCTGTGGATCTCCACCGATGGTGCCCCTGATGGAATCGGGTACTGCGACGGACTGTTCAAGGTCACGATCGAAGGCAAGCAGAGGGGCCGCGTTGAGCAGTTCCTCTCCGTACCGCGTGAGGGAGAGGTCTGCGGACCGCTGATCCACGACGACGACAAATCAGCCTTCGTCGCCGTCCAGCACCCAGGTGAGGACGGAAGCTGGGCCAACCAGCACTCACAGTTCCCGGACTTCGTCGATGCCACCGATGTCGACGCAGGAGTCGCTGCAATGCCGCGTCCATCCGTCGTCCAGGTCCTGCGCGGCAAGGGCAAGGACAACGGCAAACCGCCGAAGAAGGACAACAACGGCAACAACGGGAACAATGGCAATAACGGGAACGGCAACGGGAACAATGGCAACAATGGTCGGGGCAACGGCAACGGACTCGGCCGGGGCAACTGA
- a CDS encoding phosphotransferase, translating into MNTWENGPLNTTHQRFVEEHLDGLDLVEDMSWGLIDTSVLHVRSSGADFVVKCAGPGNHHIGREITAHESSTQQLVDLGLTSRMIASDRSKNILITTYLQGRLIQGSSVEFDYDIHEQAGAALRALHCMDSVMDSDYERRATEKSLNLLGKPHRIEPLTEHRARRLLTGYRPRPVALVPTHGDWQPRNWLVHEERLRVIDFGRFEYRPPATDLCRLAVQQWSASNRLEDAFVEGYGADPRHEEVWLIDLLREAIDTAVWAYQVGDQRFEDQGHRMLARALRRFDT; encoded by the coding sequence GTGAACACCTGGGAGAACGGACCACTGAACACAACGCATCAGCGGTTCGTCGAAGAGCATCTCGATGGCCTCGATCTTGTCGAAGACATGTCGTGGGGCCTCATCGACACCAGCGTTCTGCACGTGCGATCTTCCGGTGCTGACTTCGTCGTCAAATGTGCAGGCCCCGGCAATCATCACATCGGCCGTGAGATCACGGCCCATGAGTCATCGACTCAGCAGCTCGTCGATCTCGGCTTGACCAGTCGAATGATCGCGTCTGATCGGTCCAAGAACATCCTCATCACCACATATCTCCAAGGCCGATTGATTCAAGGTTCGTCTGTGGAGTTTGACTATGACATTCATGAGCAAGCGGGCGCAGCTCTGCGAGCCCTCCACTGCATGGACTCGGTGATGGACTCAGATTACGAACGGCGAGCGACGGAGAAGTCTCTGAACCTGCTGGGGAAGCCACACCGGATTGAACCGCTGACAGAACACCGTGCTCGTCGCCTGCTCACAGGCTACCGGCCGCGCCCTGTCGCTCTCGTGCCCACTCATGGTGACTGGCAGCCTCGCAACTGGTTGGTCCATGAGGAGCGATTGCGCGTGATTGACTTCGGACGTTTCGAATACCGTCCGCCTGCAACAGACCTATGCCGGCTCGCGGTCCAACAATGGTCGGCCTCGAACCGGTTGGAAGACGCCTTCGTCGAAGGGTATGGGGCCGACCCTCGGCATGAGGAGGTCTGGTTGATCGATCTCCTGCGTGAAGCCATCGACACGGCAGTCTGGGCATATCAAGTTGGCGACCAGCGATTCGAAGACCAGGGCCACCGCATGCTCGCGCGGGCGCTGCGCCGCTTCGACACGTAG
- a CDS encoding VOC family protein, with amino-acid sequence MKLDHVSFASEPDGYKATAERISEKLGVVPYDGGVHPRFGTRNLIFPLANGHYLEVVEALEHPAALSTPFGQAVRARSELGGGWMGWCVSVDDLAGVETRLERKAVDGNRTPESGLELKWLQIGIKGLIADPQLPFFIKWAADSSEHPSSYKTNGDVAIDTLQIAGDRDRLRDWLGTQDPKPIPEIHIDWSSPHGTPGIMSVSFETAKNGLVTI; translated from the coding sequence ATGAAACTCGATCATGTGTCCTTCGCCAGCGAACCAGACGGGTACAAAGCGACTGCCGAGAGAATCTCGGAGAAGCTCGGTGTGGTTCCCTACGACGGTGGCGTGCATCCTCGATTCGGAACCAGAAATCTGATCTTCCCCCTCGCGAACGGTCATTACCTCGAAGTCGTCGAAGCCTTGGAGCACCCGGCCGCGCTGTCAACACCCTTCGGCCAGGCAGTCCGAGCTCGTTCCGAGCTCGGCGGCGGCTGGATGGGCTGGTGCGTCTCAGTCGATGACCTCGCCGGAGTGGAGACCCGTCTCGAACGCAAGGCCGTCGACGGAAACCGCACCCCAGAATCAGGTCTGGAACTCAAGTGGCTGCAGATCGGAATCAAGGGGCTCATCGCCGACCCCCAGCTTCCGTTCTTCATCAAGTGGGCTGCCGACTCGTCTGAACACCCTTCGTCCTACAAGACCAATGGCGACGTCGCCATCGATACCCTGCAGATCGCCGGGGATCGTGACCGACTGCGCGATTGGCTGGGGACCCAGGATCCCAAGCCGATCCCGGAGATCCACATCGACTGGTCATCACCTCACGGCACCCCCGGCATCATGTCGGTCAGCTTCGAGACCGCAAAGAACGGCCTCGTCACCATCTGA
- a CDS encoding inorganic diphosphatase — protein MELLATIEIPRGSRNKYEVDHETGRVKLDRYLYTSMQYPADYGFFEDTLGNDGDPLDVLVLLPEPLFPGVLIDVRPIGMFKMEDEAGGDDKVLGVTAGDPRWESYQDISDVDQFTLDSIEHFFTRYKDLEPGKFVKGSSWVGRAEAEAEVEASIKRFKESH, from the coding sequence ATGGAACTCTTGGCCACAATCGAGATCCCGCGCGGATCGCGCAACAAGTACGAGGTCGACCACGAGACCGGTCGGGTCAAGCTCGACCGCTACCTCTACACCTCGATGCAGTACCCCGCTGACTACGGCTTCTTCGAAGACACCCTGGGCAACGACGGTGACCCGCTCGACGTGCTCGTCCTGCTGCCCGAGCCGCTGTTCCCAGGCGTCCTCATCGATGTGCGCCCCATCGGCATGTTCAAGATGGAAGACGAAGCAGGCGGCGACGACAAGGTCCTCGGCGTCACCGCTGGCGACCCTCGCTGGGAGAGCTACCAGGACATCAGCGACGTCGACCAGTTCACACTGGATTCGATCGAGCACTTCTTCACCCGCTACAAGGATCTTGAGCCCGGCAAGTTCGTCAAGGGCTCCAGCTGGGTCGGCCGCGCCGAAGCAGAGGCTGAGGTCGAAGCCTCGATCAAGCGCTTCAAAGAGTCTCACTGA
- the dacB gene encoding D-alanyl-D-alanine carboxypeptidase/D-alanyl-D-alanine endopeptidase, with amino-acid sequence MNPTPERKKRKRSKKAVAGITAGSLAVLLAGVAALDAYDVFPELPGILTTEPAIEVQDVPSPHAQGKDVPAPASALDDSAPVPTAIPDKVDKILSDSKVKGLGIEIRDGLSDDILYAKNENKPRTPASVTKVLTGSAALLAIGGEKRLSTATEFDPSTATVTLQGGGDSLLGAGESQPGAVNGHAGLATLAQQSAESLKSQGVAEVALDLDTSRYSGKDFSPGWERVDIAKGVITPIQPLMIDTGYVGSKDKEWRGRSEHPAKDAFAVFTKELKAAGITVTEDPQPAESTGDEAKTSTDAKPTELAEVESATISEIVEYALVHSDNVVAEVLGNEVAIAQDQPGSLEAGPQAVLDALSDSVDLGQTHLEDTSGLSYDNQISPHDLTTILQASVVADDSLSDLIAAMPVGGLTGTLTDRFTKDRNAAGAVHAKTGTLSTVTSLAGGVLDADGRYLVFTLQIDDVDKDKILEARKTVDDIVAALANCGCQ; translated from the coding sequence TTGAACCCGACCCCGGAGCGGAAGAAGCGGAAACGGTCGAAGAAGGCTGTCGCCGGCATCACGGCAGGCAGCCTTGCTGTGCTGCTGGCCGGAGTTGCGGCACTCGACGCCTACGACGTCTTCCCCGAACTCCCGGGAATACTCACCACCGAGCCTGCCATCGAGGTCCAGGACGTCCCCTCACCCCACGCTCAGGGCAAAGATGTGCCCGCGCCCGCCTCGGCGCTCGATGATTCGGCACCGGTGCCCACAGCGATCCCTGACAAGGTGGATAAGATCCTCTCCGACTCCAAGGTCAAGGGCTTGGGGATCGAGATCCGCGACGGCCTCAGCGATGACATCCTCTATGCGAAGAACGAGAACAAACCGCGCACGCCGGCCTCGGTGACGAAGGTCCTCACCGGTTCCGCAGCACTGCTGGCGATCGGCGGCGAGAAGCGACTGTCCACGGCTACGGAGTTCGATCCGTCGACTGCGACGGTGACTCTGCAGGGCGGCGGTGACTCGCTTCTGGGCGCGGGGGAGTCCCAGCCAGGAGCCGTGAACGGTCACGCCGGACTGGCGACGCTGGCCCAGCAGAGCGCGGAGTCTCTGAAGAGCCAGGGCGTCGCCGAGGTGGCCCTTGACCTGGATACGTCCCGGTACTCGGGTAAGGACTTCAGCCCCGGCTGGGAACGCGTGGACATCGCGAAGGGTGTGATCACCCCCATCCAGCCGCTGATGATCGACACCGGCTACGTCGGCAGCAAGGACAAGGAGTGGCGCGGGCGCAGCGAACATCCGGCCAAGGACGCCTTCGCCGTGTTCACCAAGGAACTCAAGGCTGCCGGCATCACGGTCACTGAAGATCCGCAGCCTGCAGAGTCCACCGGCGATGAGGCGAAGACCAGCACTGACGCGAAGCCCACCGAGCTGGCAGAGGTGGAGTCGGCCACGATCTCCGAGATCGTCGAATACGCCCTCGTACACAGTGACAACGTCGTCGCCGAGGTCCTCGGCAATGAGGTCGCGATCGCTCAGGACCAGCCCGGCAGCCTCGAAGCGGGCCCGCAGGCTGTGCTCGACGCCCTGTCGGACTCGGTGGACCTGGGTCAGACGCACCTTGAGGACACCTCGGGTCTGTCCTATGACAACCAGATCAGTCCGCATGACCTGACGACCATTCTGCAGGCCTCGGTCGTCGCCGATGATTCGCTCTCAGACCTCATCGCCGCGATGCCCGTGGGCGGATTGACCGGTACGCTCACAGACAGATTCACCAAGGACAGGAACGCAGCCGGAGCAGTGCACGCGAAGACAGGAACGCTGTCGACCGTGACCTCACTGGCCGGAGGGGTGCTCGATGCCGATGGACGCTATCTCGTCTTCACCCTGCAGATCGACGACGTGGACAAGGACAAAATATTGGAAGCCAGGAAGACCGTGGACGACATCGTCGCAGCACTCGCGAATTGCGGCTGCCAATGA
- a CDS encoding zinc-dependent metalloprotease yields MIVDEKFAARTARELVPAARVPDTDELDELVAGLKDNALTAQELVVDSFLLEPAHADDVRTRLGAGSVLVLDQIGWIKANAQSLNGMVDVDSLPAPVGPGAAKAAAVELAGVLSLLSTRVLGQFDPFAVSTGRLMFVAPAVLIAEEAMKVNPRDFRMWVALHEATHQVQFATAPWLREHMRSLLSQVVATPLKAPGIRGIADLFSTVGQIVKGDASMVDLIRDEGMRSALDEASAILSLLEGHADVVMDEVGIEVIPSVRKLRRKFEARRDAGQGGFLSNLLGMNLKLAQYRDGATFVRAIRKEVGQTGFSVIYDSPENLPKSEEIHTPSLWLDRVHG; encoded by the coding sequence ATGATCGTCGATGAGAAATTCGCCGCCCGCACAGCCCGCGAACTCGTCCCCGCAGCACGTGTGCCCGACACCGATGAACTCGATGAGCTGGTCGCCGGGCTCAAAGACAACGCGCTCACAGCCCAGGAACTCGTCGTCGACTCCTTCCTCCTCGAACCGGCCCATGCCGATGACGTGCGCACACGCTTGGGCGCCGGTTCCGTGCTCGTCCTGGATCAGATCGGCTGGATCAAGGCCAACGCCCAGTCGCTCAACGGCATGGTCGACGTAGATTCCCTGCCCGCACCTGTCGGCCCAGGTGCGGCGAAGGCGGCGGCCGTGGAGTTGGCCGGGGTGCTCTCGCTGTTGTCCACGCGGGTGTTGGGCCAGTTCGATCCGTTCGCTGTGTCCACGGGCCGGCTGATGTTCGTGGCTCCTGCAGTCCTCATCGCCGAAGAGGCCATGAAGGTCAACCCACGCGATTTCCGCATGTGGGTAGCCCTGCACGAGGCCACACACCAGGTGCAGTTCGCGACCGCGCCCTGGCTGCGCGAGCACATGCGTTCTCTGCTCTCTCAGGTCGTGGCGACCCCGCTCAAGGCTCCGGGCATTCGGGGAATTGCCGATTTGTTCTCCACCGTGGGGCAGATCGTCAAAGGCGATGCGAGCATGGTCGATCTGATCCGCGACGAGGGGATGCGCAGCGCTCTCGACGAGGCCTCTGCGATCCTCAGCCTCCTCGAAGGCCACGCCGACGTCGTCATGGACGAGGTCGGCATCGAAGTGATCCCCAGTGTCCGGAAGCTGCGCCGCAAGTTCGAGGCCCGCAGGGATGCCGGGCAGGGCGGATTCCTGTCGAACCTGCTGGGCATGAACCTCAAACTCGCCCAGTACCGTGACGGTGCCACCTTCGTCCGCGCCATTCGCAAAGAGGTCGGCCAGACCGGCTTCTCCGTCATCTACGACAGCCCGGAGAACCTGCCGAAGAGCGAGGAGATCCACACCCCGAGCCTGTGGCTGGACCGTGTCCACGGCTGA
- the tilS gene encoding tRNA lysidine(34) synthetase TilS — protein MSTAEGRPPRRPSLDPASGTIRNCVRDAVAQVGDSSQQPSVIVAVSGGADSMALLHACAFLHRRGELRARAVTVDHGLQPTSAEVARRVISIAESWGVPAEVATVNVEAGVDGLEGAARDARYRALESARSAGGADWVLTAHTRSDQAETVLLGLMRGSGTRSLAGMALRTGRVLRPLLDVDRASTLASCRAQNIEVWHDPMNTDDTFARVRARSLLASLETDLGQPITANLARTAELCRADADCLDELAASAAAAVRGRTEVPLSEVAGLDDALASRVLREWLISMDVPAQSFGAARISELLALIRDPGSQGRTRTRLSLPGDTEVIITGQLLRFRREAKAG, from the coding sequence GTGTCCACGGCTGAAGGGCGACCACCTCGGCGGCCGAGTCTCGATCCGGCCAGCGGCACGATCCGCAATTGCGTCCGCGACGCCGTAGCCCAGGTGGGCGACTCCTCGCAGCAGCCGAGCGTCATCGTCGCAGTCTCCGGCGGAGCCGACTCGATGGCGTTGCTGCACGCCTGCGCCTTCCTCCACCGCCGCGGGGAGCTGCGCGCGCGTGCCGTGACCGTTGATCACGGGCTCCAGCCCACATCCGCCGAGGTGGCCCGACGGGTGATCTCGATCGCCGAATCCTGGGGTGTGCCCGCCGAGGTCGCCACCGTCAACGTCGAGGCCGGGGTCGACGGCCTCGAGGGTGCCGCCCGTGATGCCCGCTACCGTGCACTCGAGTCCGCACGGTCGGCAGGAGGTGCAGATTGGGTGCTGACCGCACACACCCGAAGCGACCAGGCGGAGACGGTGCTGCTGGGGCTCATGCGCGGTTCGGGCACGAGATCCCTGGCCGGAATGGCTCTGCGCACCGGGCGGGTCCTCCGCCCCCTCCTCGACGTCGACCGAGCGAGCACCCTTGCCTCGTGCCGGGCTCAGAACATCGAGGTCTGGCACGACCCGATGAACACCGACGACACCTTCGCCAGGGTGCGAGCCCGCAGCTTGCTGGCCTCCCTGGAGACTGATCTGGGTCAGCCCATCACGGCGAACCTGGCGCGCACCGCCGAACTGTGCCGCGCCGATGCCGACTGCCTCGACGAACTCGCCGCCTCCGCAGCCGCCGCAGTGCGGGGACGCACCGAGGTGCCGCTGAGCGAGGTGGCGGGCCTCGACGATGCGCTGGCCTCCCGCGTCCTCCGCGAGTGGCTGATCTCCATGGACGTACCCGCCCAGAGCTTCGGCGCCGCCCGCATCAGCGAACTGCTCGCCCTGATCCGAGATCCCGGATCACAGGGGCGCACACGCACCCGACTGTCGCTGCCCGGTGACACCGAAGTCATCATCACCGGTCAGCTCCTGCGTTTTCGACGCGAGGCGAAGGCTGGCTGA
- a CDS encoding amidohydrolase family protein, which yields MMTILRNVRLFPRTADAEAVDVEIKDGRFSSFTPHSPGTTSAGDIDGAGRALLPSLGDVHAHLDSNRMGQTFRPHTADGTLHGYIMNDRENWRGGERSVRDQAAYVIAKIVASGGTRIRSHTQIDADCGLERFSGVRDALADHATVLDSQIVAFPQAGIVRENGVRDLLDAALSEGADLVGGLDPLQYDRDPVAHLDVVFGLAEKHGKGIDIHLHEHGSAGIFTFEEIAHRTKALGLAGQVTISHAFALSSNPEPEVERIIELVAEAGISLTTVAPQGGVLPQRSLREQRVALGLGEDGQRDYWSPYGDGDLLRRTWQLAFTNGHRRDEDIEACLDIASRGGAQVMAGARPDATALVDDARFGLGIGAPADFMLVTADTVTSAIMDCPADRDVFKHGRLVAAAGRLVTGEA from the coding sequence ATGATGACCATTCTGAGAAATGTGCGGCTCTTCCCCCGCACCGCCGATGCCGAAGCCGTCGATGTCGAGATCAAGGACGGACGCTTCTCCTCGTTCACACCGCACAGCCCAGGGACCACCTCGGCGGGAGACATCGACGGTGCCGGCCGGGCACTGCTGCCCAGCCTCGGCGACGTCCATGCCCATCTCGATTCGAACCGCATGGGTCAGACCTTCCGCCCCCACACTGCCGACGGAACTCTGCACGGCTACATCATGAACGACCGAGAGAACTGGCGCGGCGGCGAGCGCAGCGTCCGCGACCAGGCCGCCTACGTGATCGCGAAGATCGTCGCCTCCGGAGGCACGCGCATCCGTTCGCACACTCAGATCGATGCCGACTGCGGCCTGGAGCGCTTCAGCGGCGTCCGCGACGCGCTGGCCGATCATGCCACGGTCCTGGACTCGCAGATCGTGGCGTTCCCGCAGGCCGGCATCGTGCGGGAGAATGGTGTGAGAGATCTTCTCGACGCGGCCCTGAGTGAAGGGGCCGATCTGGTCGGCGGACTCGATCCGCTCCAGTACGATCGCGATCCGGTGGCACATCTCGATGTCGTCTTCGGCCTGGCGGAGAAGCACGGCAAGGGCATCGACATCCACCTGCATGAGCACGGCAGCGCGGGCATCTTCACCTTTGAGGAGATCGCTCACCGCACGAAGGCCCTCGGCTTGGCCGGGCAGGTGACCATCTCCCATGCCTTCGCTCTGAGTTCGAATCCCGAGCCTGAGGTCGAACGGATCATCGAGCTGGTCGCCGAGGCAGGCATCTCCCTGACGACAGTGGCACCGCAGGGCGGCGTCCTTCCTCAGCGCAGTCTGCGGGAGCAGCGGGTAGCGCTCGGCCTCGGCGAGGACGGCCAGCGCGACTACTGGAGCCCCTACGGCGACGGGGACCTGCTGCGCCGGACCTGGCAGCTGGCATTCACCAATGGGCACCGCCGGGATGAGGACATCGAGGCCTGCCTCGACATCGCCTCACGCGGTGGAGCACAGGTGATGGCCGGTGCCCGACCGGACGCAACGGCACTGGTCGATGATGCCCGCTTCGGTCTGGGAATCGGTGCACCGGCGGACTTCATGCTGGTCACCGCCGATACCGTCACCTCGGCGATCATGGACTGCCCTGCAGATCGTGACGTCTTCAAGCACGGTCGCCTCGTGGCCGCCGCCGGTCGGCTGGTCACCGGCGAGGCCTGA
- a CDS encoding MFS transporter: protein MTSQPEHSHRTGRGLDVLALAALVLIACSLRPAASSLGPVLSEVQGAFALAEWQTGLLTALPGLIFAICGFIAVPVLKKVGLFGSLVMTCVLITVGVGARALVDGWLSFAGLTVVALAGMSIGNVILPVYVKTRFPDRTNLGATAFTVSLGLGAMFPAFLTAPITGHFDNWRVGLGIWALVPACALVTWVILRLARSVPSLDRPGGDTPEAAPPRRHIFTSAKARYMAMFFGLQSVNAYVQFGWLPQIYRDAGLDPVLAGLMLTVVTLGGIPGGFLAPQIIMRSILPRFFLVSFSLSAVCGYLGLLLIPTTMPILWAILLGYGGFAFPAALALITGRTHDVAITARTSAFVQSSGYVLAAIGPLAVGGLLGLTSGWAVPLWFMVGVSTLMGVTGFLAASPGTVDDELIPTGTHGGSTQVAGGTTGRRGGMPRQK, encoded by the coding sequence ATGACCTCTCAGCCCGAACACAGCCATCGTACGGGGCGGGGCCTCGACGTACTGGCACTCGCGGCCCTCGTTCTCATCGCCTGCTCCCTGCGTCCGGCCGCCTCGTCGTTGGGCCCCGTCCTCTCCGAGGTCCAAGGCGCCTTCGCTCTGGCCGAATGGCAGACGGGGCTGCTCACCGCCCTTCCCGGGCTGATCTTTGCGATCTGCGGATTCATCGCCGTGCCGGTGCTCAAGAAGGTCGGACTCTTCGGATCACTGGTGATGACTTGCGTCCTCATCACCGTGGGCGTCGGTGCCCGGGCGCTCGTCGACGGCTGGCTCAGCTTTGCCGGGCTGACTGTGGTCGCACTGGCTGGAATGTCCATCGGAAACGTCATCCTGCCCGTCTATGTGAAGACGCGCTTCCCCGACCGCACCAACCTCGGCGCCACCGCATTCACCGTCTCCCTGGGACTGGGTGCAATGTTCCCCGCCTTCCTCACCGCCCCCATCACCGGCCATTTCGACAACTGGCGAGTGGGACTCGGCATCTGGGCACTTGTGCCGGCCTGCGCCCTGGTCACCTGGGTCATCCTCCGGCTCGCGCGATCTGTGCCCAGCCTCGATCGACCCGGTGGGGACACACCTGAAGCGGCCCCACCTCGGCGGCACATCTTCACCTCTGCCAAGGCCAGGTACATGGCGATGTTCTTCGGTCTCCAATCGGTCAACGCCTACGTCCAATTCGGGTGGCTGCCGCAGATCTACCGTGATGCTGGCCTCGACCCGGTGCTTGCCGGACTCATGCTCACGGTCGTCACCCTCGGCGGAATCCCAGGTGGATTCCTCGCCCCGCAGATCATCATGCGCAGCATCCTGCCGCGTTTCTTCCTCGTCAGCTTCTCACTCAGCGCCGTGTGCGGCTATCTCGGGCTGCTCCTCATTCCCACCACCATGCCAATCCTGTGGGCGATCCTCCTGGGCTACGGCGGCTTCGCCTTTCCTGCCGCGCTCGCCCTCATCACCGGCCGCACCCATGATGTGGCGATCACGGCGCGGACCTCGGCCTTCGTGCAGTCGTCGGGCTACGTGCTGGCCGCGATCGGCCCCTTGGCCGTCGGTGGTCTGCTGGGCCTCACCTCTGGATGGGCGGTGCCGCTGTGGTTCATGGTCGGTGTCTCCACGCTCATGGGCGTGACGGGGTTCCTTGCCGCATCCCCAGGCACGGTCGACGACGAGCTGATCCCGACAGGCACCCACGGCGGCTCAACGCAGGTTGCCGGAGGCACAACAGGCCGTCGCGGTGGCATGCCGAGGCAGAAGTGA
- the hpt gene encoding hypoxanthine phosphoribosyltransferase: MDINDLGNDIEKVLVSEEQIAARLVELATAIDEDYKGKDILLVGVLKGAVMVMADLARAIHSPVTMDWMAVSSYGSGTKSSGVVRILKDLDTDLSDRHVLIVEDIIDSGLTLSWLVQNLRSRGAATVEICTMLRKPEAVKVDIDVKYIGFDVPNEFVIGYGLDYAEKYRNVPFVATLAQHVYS; this comes from the coding sequence GTGGACATCAACGATCTCGGCAATGACATCGAAAAAGTGCTTGTCTCGGAAGAACAGATAGCCGCACGACTCGTTGAACTGGCAACCGCCATCGATGAAGACTACAAGGGCAAGGACATCCTCCTCGTCGGTGTCCTCAAGGGTGCCGTCATGGTCATGGCGGACCTGGCCCGCGCGATCCACTCGCCGGTCACCATGGACTGGATGGCCGTCTCCTCCTACGGTTCGGGAACAAAATCCTCCGGTGTCGTGCGCATCCTCAAGGACCTCGACACGGATCTTTCGGATCGCCATGTGCTCATCGTCGAAGACATCATCGACTCGGGCCTGACCCTGTCCTGGCTGGTCCAGAACCTGCGCTCGCGTGGGGCAGCGACCGTCGAGATCTGCACGATGCTGCGTAAGCCAGAAGCCGTCAAGGTCGACATCGACGTCAAGTACATCGGCTTCGATGTGCCCAACGAATTCGTCATCGGCTACGGACTCGACTATGCGGAGAAGTACCGCAATGTTCCGTTCGTCGCCACGCTGGCTCAGCACGTCTACAGCTGA